A genomic segment from Corylus avellana chromosome ca5, CavTom2PMs-1.0 encodes:
- the LOC132183096 gene encoding glycine-rich cell wall structural protein 1-like, whose protein sequence is MGASSKWLSLSLLVLCIVLQLSSITTLGDDKLDKTRFGDHDCGYGGRRGCGGRWGGRRPYGRGPYGHGPRGGGGGFGGGGGVGGGAGGGVGGGGGFGGGGGGGVGGGSGHGGGFGAGGGVGGGAGGGIGGGGGGGAGGGGGVGGGSGHGGGFGAGGGVGGGVGGGAGGGGGGGGGGGGGGGLGGGSGHGGGFGAGGGVGGGAGGSVGGGGGAGGGGGGGVGGGSGHGGGFGAGGGVGGGAGGGVGGGGGAGGGGGGGIGGGSGHGGGFGAGGGVGGGAGGGAGGGGGHGGGFGIGIGIGIGVGAGSGAGNGSGSGSGSGGGGGR, encoded by the coding sequence ATGGGTGCCTCTTCGAAATGGCTCTCTTTGAGTCTTCTTGTCCTCTGCATTGTCCTCCAATTGAGCTCAATCACTACTCTTGGAGATGACAAGCTTGACAAAACTAGATTCGGTGACCATGACTGTGGATATGGGGGCCGACGAGGATGTGGTGGCAGGTGGGGTGGTCGTCGACCTTATGGTCGTGGGCCTTATGGTCATGGTCCTCGTGGAGGTGGCGGCGGTTttggtggtggaggaggtgttGGTGGTGGGGCTGGAGGCggtgttggtggtggtggtggttttgGCGGAGGGGGAGGAGGTGGTGTTGGAGGTGGGTCAGGTCATGGAGGAGGTTTTGGAGCTGGGGGAGGTGTAGGTGGTGGAGCAGGAGGAGGCATtggtggtggaggtggaggtggtgcaggtggtggtggaggagtCGGTGGAGGTTCAGGCCATGGTGGAGGCTTTGGAGCGGGAGGTGGTGTAGGAGGTGGCGTTGGTGGGGGTGctggaggaggaggtggagggggaggaggaggtggtggtggtggtggtttggGGGGAGGATCCGGCCATGGGGGCGGATTTGGTGCAGGTGGTGGAGTAGGAGGTGGAGCTGGCGGTAGTGTTGGAGGTGGAGGAGGAGCTGgaggtggtggcggtggtggtgtAGGTGGAGGGTCAGGTCATGGTGGTGGGTTTGGTGCAGGTGGTGGAGTCGGAGGAGGAGCTGGAGGTGGTGTAGGAGGTGGAGGAGGAGCTGgaggtggtggcggtggtggtaTAGGTGGAGGGTCAGGTCACGGCGGTGGGTTTGGTGCAGGTGGAGGTGTTGGAGGCGGTGCTGGTGGAGGCGCAGGGGGTGGTGGCGGCCATGGAGGAGGGTTTGGAATTGGAATTGGCATCGGAATTGGAGTTGGAGCTGGTTCTGGTGCAGGTAACGGATCCGGAAGCGGGTCTGGGAGTGGTGGAGGTGGTGGACGTTAA